The following proteins are co-located in the Dromiciops gliroides isolate mDroGli1 chromosome 2, mDroGli1.pri, whole genome shotgun sequence genome:
- the CALM1 gene encoding calmodulin-1: MADQLTEEQIAEFKEAFSLFDKDGDGTITTKELGTVMRSLGQNPTEAELQDMINEVDADGNGTIDFPEFLTMMARKMKDTDSEEEIREAFRVFDKDGNGYISAAELRHVMTNLGEKLTDEEVDEMIREADIDGDGQVNYEEFVQMMTAK, from the exons ATG GCTGATCAGCTGACTGAGGAGCAGATTGCTG AATTCAAGGAAGCCTTCTCCCTATTTGACAAAGATGGAGATGGCACCATTACGACAAAAGAACTTGGAACCGTCATGAGGTCATTGGGTCAAAATCCAACAGAAGCAGAATTACAGGATATGATCAATGAAGTGGATGCTGATG gTAATGGCACTATTGACTTTCCTGAATTTTTGACCATGATGGCTAGAAAAATGAAAGATACAGACAGTGAAGAAGAAATCCGTGAGGCATTCCGAGTCTTTGACAAG GATGGCAATGGTTACATCAGTGCAGCAGAACTACGTCATGTAATGACAAACTTAGGAGAAAAACTAACAGATGAAGAAGTAGATGAAATGATCAGAGAAGCAGACATTGATGGAGATGGACAAGTCAACTATGAAG AATTCGTACAGATGATGACTGCAAAATGA